Sequence from the Bacteroidota bacterium genome:
TCGGTAATGCCTAATTTCCTGCGGGCGAATTCCTTCTCCACCGGTGATCCGAAAATGTTGTACACCGGATGCGGAATCTTCCTGTACGCAGCTTGCGGAAAGAACTTCTTCAGATCAAGCTCGACGGCATCGGATTGAACAATGAAATGATCTGCCGCTTTCAACGCGTATTTCGTAAACACAACATCGCCAGGCCGTCGTTCGTGCGGCACAATGTTGTGGCAGAGAAAGAGAACCTTCGTATTCGTTCCGCGAGTTGCAACGCGGGCAATGGTCCCGTAGCAAGGCCCGAAGAACGGGAGCGAGTATGTGAAAATGAGAAGATCGGGCTTGCGTTTTCTGATTTCCCGACCCGTACTTATCCACGTCAGCGGATTGACGGAGTCGATGCGCTGTTCTGTCGGGATGCGAATCATCTCATCCACTTCGTTCTGCGTTTTTCCCGGAAACAGGAACGCCGGATACTGACGCTTGAACGTAATCACCTGTACGGTATGTCGCTTGCTCAACTCCTGAAACAGCAGCGCCGTATGATGCGCAATACCACCGCGCCAGGGAGATGCCGCGCCGACGATAATGATGTTCATGATGCGGACTCAACAGTATCGTCACGACGCTTACGGCGAGAGAAAAGAATTCCTGCAATACACAGCAACAGCGTTCCTCCCGAAATCCACGCGCCGTTTGAGAATGTTGACGGCTCAAACCGTATCTCGACAACGTGGTTGCCCGCTTCGACAAACACGCTCCGCAGATGATAATTTGTTCTGTAGATTTCCGTTTCAACGCCGTCAACGTACGCTTTCCAGCCGGGATAGTAAATCTCGCTTAACACTAAAATTCCGGGATGACTTGTCCTGGCGCTGATCGAAATTCTGTTATTCGAGTAATCCGTAATGCGCGCCTCCGACTCCGGCTGGACGTGAAGCTCGCTCAAAGGCCTGCTTGGTTCTTTCTCAAGAACCGCTGTTGTGCGATGGTTGAACTCAGGGCTCTTGATGGAGGCCAGAACGTCTTGATCTGTTCGTGCAACATGAACCTCGTACACGAAGAACGTCCGCGGCAGGCGCGTCGTGTGTTCGACAAGAGTCTGTTGCCCGCTTTGTTCATCGAACACGGTTTTGTATTTCACGTTCAGCAAGTCAAGACTTTGTTCAGCAGAGCCGTATGGTGCATACTTGCGTTCAAGCGCAAGAGGCGTGTAGCCCTCCATCATAAAAATCCGATCCATCATGCCCTGATTGCGATCCCACCCGGGAAGCATTCCTCGCGCATTGCGGGTATTCACGCGGAACAGTTCTTTCTCCCCCTCTTTCTTGAAGAACAGAGCAAGATCACTTCGCCGGTTGAAATACTCGGCAGGATTCATCGCGCCGTTGTTTTGGCTTCCGCCGAAGACAAACATATCAACAAAAAGCAATCCGGTGAGCAACAAAGCCGCAAAGCGCGTCAGGTTTCCTTTCATCACTATTCCAAAAAGTATGCCGGCACTTGTCAGCAGAAGAAGGATCGATGGGGTGACACCTTGTGAAATCAAGGATGCTACTTGCTGATACGACGCGCCGGCGATGGAGCCGGAAAAGCTGCCGGAGGTAATCAGGAAGTAAAGAAGAATCCCGAGCCCGCTCGCGACCAGCAATGCATTGCGAAGAAGTTTCCTCTCCCGGTCGCTTTTTGACTGATAGAGGAGATATTGAAGTGAGAATGCGGAAAGCAATGCCGCCGAAAGGGTCAGCAGAATGCCCATACGGGCGGGAATTCTGAACGTTGAGAAACCCGGAATGAATTCGTGGAAGATCTTGTACAGGAAGAAATTATCGCCGAGTGCGAAGAGAATTGAAAAGACTGAGAGGCCTAACAAGAACGCGACATGTTTGTTTTTTCTCAATATGAATGAGACAACGGCAAGAAGCAGCGGCAGAATACCGAGATAGATGCATGTCTCCCAATAGTAGAAATACTGTCCCGGCCCGAAATACTCGTAGCCCGATGCCCCCGCAACCCCGAACATTTTCGGGAAAAAGAGTGTCGCCAGTTGCGACCACGCAAGCGAGCCTTCGGCTGATTTCTCGAATGTAATTTGCGCCCTGTCTGAAAGATCCGACAATTCAAACGTCGGCAACAGTTGAATCATTGCAATCGCAACGGATATCGCGACAATGCTTGCCGCCTTCGCCGACATGACAAGCGCAGGTCGTGACAACAACTGATTTCCTTTGAATGTTGTCAGCAATTCCAGCAGCAAGTACAATCCAAGAAACATGTAGAGATAGAGTGACAATTGTGGATACCCTGCGAGTATCGAATGGCCCAACACCAATCCACACACAAACACATATAGCCAGCGTTGTTCGCTCAGCGCTTTACGGAATAGAAGAACGACAAGCGGGTACCATGCAACAAGCGTGACGTTCTGCTGATGAATCGCGTGGACAATCATGTAGCCGGAAAGCATATACGCAACAGCGGCAAACAACGCGGGAATGTTGTTCAGTTTGAACGATTTGGCGAGATAAAACATGCCGACTCCCGCCAGCACAAAATGGAGAATGATCATCAACTCCAGCCAGTAGTAATTCAGCGAGCCGTTACTGACAAACAGTGTGAGCAGCAGACAAGGAATATACAGCACAGTCGTTTGAATATCGGCAAGGAAGGGCATGCCGTTGAATGTGTAAGGATTCCACAACGGCAACTCGCCCGA
This genomic interval carries:
- a CDS encoding glycosyltransferase gives rise to the protein MNIIIVGAASPWRGGIAHHTALLFQELSKRHTVQVITFKRQYPAFLFPGKTQNEVDEMIRIPTEQRIDSVNPLTWISTGREIRKRKPDLLIFTYSLPFFGPCYGTIARVATRGTNTKVLFLCHNIVPHERRPGDVVFTKYALKAADHFIVQSDAVELDLKKFFPQAAYRKIPHPVYNIFGSPVEKEFARRKLGITDERVLLCFGYVRAYKGLLTMLEAMPMILKEMNVRLLVVGEFYDKREPYEQLMSDYELRDHVTVVSDYVANETVALYFSAADVAMLPYTSATQSGIAQIAYNFNKPVIASNVGGLGEVVRDGVTGFVVLPKDPEALAHAVLRFFKEGREKEFTANVEIEKKKYSWEAMAVAIEELVREPSASSASLR
- a CDS encoding YfhO family protein, with the translated sequence MSKAEKKSTPSRAPAPVRQFEPTNMQCVLILSALVFVFFHKIILGQAYFWEDFIYQNYPFRTFAATSLASGELPLWNPYTFNGMPFLADIQTTVLYIPCLLLTLFVSNGSLNYYWLELMIILHFVLAGVGMFYLAKSFKLNNIPALFAAVAYMLSGYMIVHAIHQQNVTLVAWYPLVVLLFRKALSEQRWLYVFVCGLVLGHSILAGYPQLSLYLYMFLGLYLLLELLTTFKGNQLLSRPALVMSAKAASIVAISVAIAMIQLLPTFELSDLSDRAQITFEKSAEGSLAWSQLATLFFPKMFGVAGASGYEYFGPGQYFYYWETCIYLGILPLLLAVVSFILRKNKHVAFLLGLSVFSILFALGDNFFLYKIFHEFIPGFSTFRIPARMGILLTLSAALLSAFSLQYLLYQSKSDRERKLLRNALLVASGLGILLYFLITSGSFSGSIAGASYQQVASLISQGVTPSILLLLTSAGILFGIVMKGNLTRFAALLLTGLLFVDMFVFGGSQNNGAMNPAEYFNRRSDLALFFKKEGEKELFRVNTRNARGMLPGWDRNQGMMDRIFMMEGYTPLALERKYAPYGSAEQSLDLLNVKYKTVFDEQSGQQTLVEHTTRLPRTFFVYEVHVARTDQDVLASIKSPEFNHRTTAVLEKEPSRPLSELHVQPESEARITDYSNNRISISARTSHPGILVLSEIYYPGWKAYVDGVETEIYRTNYHLRSVFVEAGNHVVEIRFEPSTFSNGAWISGGTLLLCIAGILFSRRKRRDDTVESAS